The following are encoded in a window of Deltaproteobacteria bacterium genomic DNA:
- a CDS encoding lytic transglycosylase domain-containing protein — protein MSVFLFSLAFSLIFICFNLVSLVSCTSNRNLTSQIHAEMDEKYPPSTYPEWLDLDPQGLELIYPTRVKENEKLWISFRLFDLLKDSNIEKACQYLLATTSITSPSKSLNLNLFKSGAHFVSLNNYFVLNEQLFCSELTTKNLNDVTMPIPFSNIENRLFKESIAKLNYKKGVLTNDLSLRILNGIELANLEKNRIEKLNFYKALSIDANKSTDPALKNLFNSAFQKEFPQFLPLENSNRISIAQDLIKDREFKQAKAHLDYLIQLPSLEKENVFKTYKILFRIEKSTQDKSSQEKVLNLWWKWLQTSQKKKEITVVQYNNWFSELLVLRARWYWTEGNPEKAIQLLTRFEKNLTDPAKKEELYYTLARIYEEKKNYDLSKKFFEKSFHVANLKNQFFEKTLWSLAWLEYKNKNYLAAQNQLELLLSKIKNNSDSKYLYWLARCYSLQGKKESYISTINLLRIKEPLSFYTLLTFRDEKEPLNLLPRHTKNEKTENLNEVLKNILSPEDLINMRWHLSFKQTSVIKEWAQIVFELDKSHYLTSLILYARAGMHSNLINSINQLSSEQKNDLLTKNPEFLFPKPYGGFVTEYSAKRNILPSLVYSIMRQESAFDPYARSSVDALGLLQLMPAMGKKIAREEGIPFNRDFDLFKEETNIALGTKELSRLLQSNENKYIPTIAGYNASSAAFQGWIKSRYRSDVVEFIEEIPYEETKTYIKLILRNMIFYDRLYFKDQNFLFPEYLLSL, from the coding sequence TTGTCGGTGTTTTTATTTTCATTAGCCTTCTCGTTGATTTTTATTTGTTTCAATTTGGTGAGCTTGGTCTCCTGTACTTCGAATAGAAATTTAACTTCACAGATCCATGCAGAAATGGATGAAAAATACCCACCATCGACCTACCCTGAATGGTTGGATCTAGATCCTCAGGGTCTTGAATTGATCTACCCAACAAGAGTCAAAGAGAATGAAAAACTATGGATCAGTTTTAGACTCTTTGACTTATTGAAGGACTCAAATATTGAAAAAGCCTGTCAGTATTTACTGGCAACAACATCGATAACCTCACCTTCAAAGTCATTGAATCTAAATCTATTCAAATCAGGGGCTCATTTTGTTTCATTAAATAATTATTTCGTTTTAAATGAACAATTATTTTGCTCTGAATTAACGACAAAAAATCTTAATGACGTGACTATGCCTATTCCTTTTTCTAATATTGAAAATCGGCTTTTCAAGGAGTCCATTGCAAAACTAAATTATAAAAAAGGAGTTTTAACTAACGACCTATCTCTAAGAATTTTAAACGGCATTGAACTCGCTAACCTCGAAAAAAATCGAATTGAAAAGCTTAATTTTTACAAAGCCCTCTCCATCGATGCAAATAAATCTACAGACCCTGCTCTGAAAAATTTATTTAATTCGGCTTTTCAAAAAGAATTTCCACAATTTCTACCCTTAGAAAACTCTAATCGAATCAGCATCGCTCAAGATTTAATAAAAGATCGAGAGTTCAAACAAGCCAAGGCCCATTTAGATTATTTGATTCAATTACCGTCTTTAGAAAAAGAAAATGTATTTAAAACTTATAAAATATTATTTCGAATTGAAAAATCCACCCAGGATAAATCGAGTCAAGAAAAAGTACTAAACCTTTGGTGGAAATGGCTGCAAACAAGTCAAAAGAAAAAAGAAATTACTGTAGTTCAGTATAACAATTGGTTTTCCGAACTCTTAGTCCTGCGTGCCCGCTGGTATTGGACAGAAGGAAATCCTGAAAAGGCAATCCAGTTACTGACTCGATTTGAAAAAAATTTAACCGACCCCGCCAAAAAGGAAGAGCTATATTATACGCTGGCCCGAATTTATGAGGAGAAAAAGAACTATGATCTCTCCAAAAAATTCTTTGAAAAAAGTTTTCATGTTGCCAACCTGAAAAATCAATTTTTTGAAAAAACCCTCTGGAGTTTAGCTTGGCTTGAATACAAAAATAAGAATTATTTAGCCGCGCAAAATCAACTTGAACTGTTACTGTCCAAAATAAAAAACAATTCGGATAGTAAGTACCTTTACTGGCTAGCCCGATGCTATTCTCTGCAAGGAAAAAAGGAATCCTATATCAGCACCATCAACTTGTTAAGGATTAAAGAGCCTTTAAGCTTTTACACCTTGCTGACTTTCAGAGATGAAAAAGAACCCCTCAATTTACTTCCGCGCCATACCAAAAATGAAAAAACTGAAAATTTAAATGAAGTGCTAAAAAATATTTTATCCCCTGAAGATTTGATTAATATGCGCTGGCATCTTAGCTTTAAACAAACTTCTGTTATCAAAGAGTGGGCACAAATCGTTTTCGAATTAGATAAGAGCCATTATTTAACCTCTCTCATTCTCTATGCAAGAGCTGGAATGCACTCAAACCTTATTAACTCCATCAATCAATTAAGCTCAGAACAAAAAAATGATTTACTCACCAAAAATCCAGAATTTCTTTTCCCAAAGCCCTATGGCGGATTCGTTACTGAATACTCAGCAAAAAGAAATATTTTACCCAGTTTAGTCTATTCCATCATGAGGCAGGAGTCAGCCTTTGATCCTTATGCTCGAAGTTCTGTCGATGCCCTTGGCCTCTTGCAGTTAATGCCCGCCATGGGAAAAAAAATAGCTCGTGAAGAGGGGATTCCCTTCAATCGCGACTTTGATTTATTTAAGGAAGAAACTAATATCGCTCTTGGGACTAAGGAATTGAGCCGTCTTTTACAAAGCAATGAAAATAAATACATCCCCACTATCGCTGGTTATAATGCCTCTTCCGCAGCCTTCCAAGGCTGGATTAAATCAAGATACCGAAGTGATGTTGTCGAGTTTATTGAAGAAATTCCCTACGAAGAAACCAAAACCTACATCAAATTGATTCTCCGAAATATGATTTTTTATGATCGCCTTTACTTTAAAGATCAAAATTTTTTATTCCCAGAATATCTGCTTTCTTTATAA
- the htpX gene encoding protease HtpX, with the protein MQMIKRIGLFLLTNILVVVTVGIAWSLISHFLGLKAVNSNMVGLLIWCSLFGFTGAFVSLLMSKMMAKWMLGLRIIDPRTSDPTFSGLVYRIHELAKRAGLPKPPEVAIYDSEDVNAFATGPSKSNSLVAVSTGLLRSMNENEVDGVLGHEIAHIANGDMVTMTLITGVVNTFAMFFSRILANLISSQVDEKFRYVVHIVVVILGDILFTILGSMVVNYYSRRREFRADLGGAQFSSRSNMVAALRRLQQVHEIPSEDRDMLATMKISNRHKGGLMALFMTHPALEDRIKALEKARI; encoded by the coding sequence ATGCAAATGATAAAGCGAATTGGACTTTTTTTACTGACAAACATATTGGTCGTCGTCACCGTCGGGATAGCTTGGTCTTTAATTTCTCATTTTTTAGGATTAAAAGCGGTTAATTCCAATATGGTTGGGTTACTAATTTGGTGTTCTTTGTTTGGTTTTACCGGGGCTTTTGTTTCTTTACTCATGTCAAAAATGATGGCTAAATGGATGCTCGGTTTAAGAATCATCGATCCCCGCACGAGTGACCCCACTTTTTCTGGCTTGGTTTATCGAATTCATGAGTTAGCCAAAAGGGCAGGGCTACCCAAGCCACCTGAAGTAGCTATTTATGACTCTGAAGATGTCAATGCTTTTGCCACTGGACCCAGCAAATCTAATTCTTTAGTTGCTGTTTCAACAGGACTCTTACGAAGCATGAATGAAAATGAGGTCGATGGAGTTCTGGGTCATGAGATTGCCCATATTGCCAACGGAGATATGGTCACCATGACTTTAATTACTGGAGTCGTAAATACTTTTGCAATGTTCTTTTCTCGTATCCTAGCGAACTTAATATCCAGTCAAGTAGATGAAAAATTTCGTTATGTTGTTCATATTGTTGTCGTCATTCTTGGGGATATCCTATTTACTATTTTAGGCTCTATGGTGGTAAATTATTATTCAAGACGTAGAGAGTTTAGAGCCGACCTGGGAGGAGCCCAATTTTCTTCAAGAAGTAATATGGTTGCGGCCCTAAGACGGTTACAACAAGTCCACGAAATTCCTTCTGAAGATAGAGACATGCTCGCCACCATGAAAATATCAAATAGGCATAAAGGCGGCCTGATGGCTTTATTTATGACCCATCCAGCACTTGAGGACAGAATTAAAGCTTTAGAAAAAGCTAGAATTTAA